In Treponema sp. OMZ 798, the following proteins share a genomic window:
- the citD gene encoding citrate lyase acyl carrier protein — MQIKREAVCGTLQSNDCLVRIVPSEKLELDLKSSVLNEFGAQIKKTVQEVLDEFEVKNAKLFIEDKGALDCTIKARVETALRRANEK; from the coding sequence ATGCAAATAAAACGAGAAGCGGTTTGCGGAACACTCCAATCAAATGATTGCCTTGTCCGTATTGTTCCTTCCGAAAAACTTGAACTTGACTTAAAAAGCTCTGTTTTAAACGAATTCGGTGCACAGATAAAAAAAACGGTGCAGGAAGTATTGGATGAGTTTGAAGTAAAAAATGCCAAGCTCTTTATCGAAGACAAGGGTGCCTTAGATTGTACAATCAAGGCCCGTGTAGAAACAGCATTGAGGCGCGCAAATGAAAAATAG
- a CDS encoding CoA ester lyase: MKNRRSMLFMPGNNPGMLVSADILGADSIIYDLEDAVSLDEKDSARTLVRNALSFLKFTHSEITVRINPIDSPYWEKDLEAIIPVLPDGIVIPKASVDAVHSVEQKINEIKREHKITKDFSFLMLVESARGIMDVNSIAKASPLIQGLLLGGEDYSVDMGIQRTRLSKELEYARFSLTTAAHAYGLDSLDTPFTDVEDFEGLRLDTAFSKSIGFSGRLVINPRQVEEIHKIFSPSAAEIERAQAILQAAEEAKQKGLGVFSFKGKMVDLPVIKRAQALYDSAKNWGLIK, translated from the coding sequence ATGAAAAATAGAAGAAGTATGCTTTTTATGCCCGGCAATAATCCGGGAATGTTGGTATCAGCCGATATTTTGGGAGCGGATTCCATCATTTACGATTTGGAAGATGCCGTCTCCCTTGATGAAAAAGACTCGGCCCGTACTCTGGTGCGGAATGCTCTTTCCTTTTTAAAGTTTACCCATTCCGAAATCACTGTAAGAATAAACCCCATCGACTCCCCTTATTGGGAAAAGGACTTGGAGGCAATTATTCCCGTTCTTCCGGACGGAATCGTAATTCCTAAGGCCTCTGTCGATGCAGTTCATTCGGTAGAACAAAAAATAAACGAGATAAAACGTGAGCATAAGATAACAAAAGATTTCAGCTTTCTTATGCTTGTAGAATCTGCCCGCGGAATTATGGATGTAAATTCTATAGCCAAGGCTTCACCGCTAATTCAAGGCCTTCTTTTAGGCGGAGAAGACTACTCCGTAGATATGGGAATTCAGAGAACCCGTCTTTCAAAAGAACTGGAATACGCCCGCTTTAGTTTGACGACTGCCGCCCATGCCTACGGCTTGGACTCTCTCGACACCCCCTTTACCGATGTAGAAGACTTCGAAGGCCTAAGGCTCGATACAGCCTTTAGTAAGAGCATAGGCTTTTCAGGCCGCTTGGTTATAAATCCCCGTCAGGTTGAAGAGATTCATAAAATATTTTCTCCTTCCGCTGCCGAAATTGAAAGAGCCCAAGCTATTTTACAGGCAGCAGAAGAGGCTAAGCAAAAGGGCTTAGGCGTATTCAGCTTTAAGGGAAAGATGGTTGACCTACCCGTTATCAAGAGGGCTCAGGCTCTTTATGATTCGGCTAAGAACTGGGGCTTAATAAAATAA